A genomic window from Ascaphus truei isolate aAscTru1 chromosome 1, aAscTru1.hap1, whole genome shotgun sequence includes:
- the LOC142471168 gene encoding caspase-3-like isoform X1, which yields MAEQAQSTEEDVTDAKMWNPFKALRGLNCVYPFFCTASQQHCRGTSVTKTSATDSVPVIIKPAKVNTFNYKMDYAETGLCLIIDTKISHCRYERNLREESTDKDLEALKFTFETLGFTVQIETTDTDYIEPCLKKAANEDHSKRSCFVCVVLVDEKDATFNLGGSKELTYHFTGDKCRGLVGKPKMFFVLGTEISTSYAMSLVRKVPAKIPVQADFLKVSFISSGKLSSKNEDAGSWYIQTLCRMLLESGDKLNLLTLLTRVNHLTAQEFKSQGMKERPCIVSMLTKEVVFPGKI from the exons ATGGCAGAACAAGCCCAAAGCACAGAGGAAGATGTGACAGATGCCAAGATGTGGAACCCCTTCAA AGCCCTGcgtgggttaaactgtgtttacCCGTTTTTTTGCACAGCAAGTCAGCAACACTGCAGAGGGACtagtgt GACGAAAACTTCAGCTACTGATTCAGTGCCAGTGATAATAAAACCAGCAAAGGTTAACACATTTAACTATAAAATGGATTATGCAGAAACAGGCCTTTGCCTAATAATTGATACAAAAATCAGTCACTGCAGAT ACGAGAGGAATCTTCGGGAAGAGAGTACAGACAAGGATTTAGAAGCTCTCAAGTTCACCTTTGAAACTTTGGGGTTTACAGTGCAAATTGAAACCACAGACACAGACTACATAGAACCTTGTTTGAAGAAAG CTGCTAATGAGGACCACAGtaagagaagctgttttgtttgcGTAGTATTGGTTGATGAGAAAGACGCTACATTTAATCTGGGTGGTTCAAAAGAACTAACGTACCATTTCACTGGAGATAAGTGCAGGGGTCTTGTTGGAAAACCAAAAATGTTCTTTGTACTG GGAACTGAAATCTCTACATCTTATGCTATGAGTCTTGTTAGAAAAGTGCCTGCAAAAATCCCTGTCCAGGCAGACTTTCTTAAGGTTTCCTTCATATCCAGTG GCAAATTGTCAAGCAAAAATGAAGATGCTGGCTCATGGTACATCCAGACTCTCTGCCGTATGCTGCTGGAATCTGGGGACAAACTAAACCTATTGACACTTCTAACACGTGTGAATCACCTAACTGCACAAGAGTTTAAGTCACAAGGAATGAAAGAACGCCCATGTATTGTCTCTATGCTCACTAAAGAAGTGGTGTTCCCTGGAAAAATATAG
- the LOC142471168 gene encoding caspase-3-like isoform X2, whose translation MAEQAQSTEEDVTDAKMWNPFKTKTSATDSVPVIIKPAKVNTFNYKMDYAETGLCLIIDTKISHCRYERNLREESTDKDLEALKFTFETLGFTVQIETTDTDYIEPCLKKAANEDHSKRSCFVCVVLVDEKDATFNLGGSKELTYHFTGDKCRGLVGKPKMFFVLGTEISTSYAMSLVRKVPAKIPVQADFLKVSFISSGKLSSKNEDAGSWYIQTLCRMLLESGDKLNLLTLLTRVNHLTAQEFKSQGMKERPCIVSMLTKEVVFPGKI comes from the exons ATGGCAGAACAAGCCCAAAGCACAGAGGAAGATGTGACAGATGCCAAGATGTGGAACCCCTTCAA GACGAAAACTTCAGCTACTGATTCAGTGCCAGTGATAATAAAACCAGCAAAGGTTAACACATTTAACTATAAAATGGATTATGCAGAAACAGGCCTTTGCCTAATAATTGATACAAAAATCAGTCACTGCAGAT ACGAGAGGAATCTTCGGGAAGAGAGTACAGACAAGGATTTAGAAGCTCTCAAGTTCACCTTTGAAACTTTGGGGTTTACAGTGCAAATTGAAACCACAGACACAGACTACATAGAACCTTGTTTGAAGAAAG CTGCTAATGAGGACCACAGtaagagaagctgttttgtttgcGTAGTATTGGTTGATGAGAAAGACGCTACATTTAATCTGGGTGGTTCAAAAGAACTAACGTACCATTTCACTGGAGATAAGTGCAGGGGTCTTGTTGGAAAACCAAAAATGTTCTTTGTACTG GGAACTGAAATCTCTACATCTTATGCTATGAGTCTTGTTAGAAAAGTGCCTGCAAAAATCCCTGTCCAGGCAGACTTTCTTAAGGTTTCCTTCATATCCAGTG GCAAATTGTCAAGCAAAAATGAAGATGCTGGCTCATGGTACATCCAGACTCTCTGCCGTATGCTGCTGGAATCTGGGGACAAACTAAACCTATTGACACTTCTAACACGTGTGAATCACCTAACTGCACAAGAGTTTAAGTCACAAGGAATGAAAGAACGCCCATGTATTGTCTCTATGCTCACTAAAGAAGTGGTGTTCCCTGGAAAAATATAG